A region of Salirhabdus salicampi DNA encodes the following proteins:
- a CDS encoding YjcG family protein: protein MKYGIVIFPSKEVQDIANSYRKRYDPNYSLIPPHVTLKEKFDADDEIIEELATELRKVAKETKPFPLIIKKAGSFYPVTNTVYLKVEPVEELLKLNEKLYEGKFPKERSFAYVPHVTIGQELSTDEHSDVFGVLQMNKFDIEETIDRFQLLYQLENGSWTVYETFKLGGDR, encoded by the coding sequence ATGAAATATGGCATTGTCATTTTTCCATCCAAAGAAGTTCAAGACATCGCTAACTCTTACCGAAAACGATATGATCCAAATTATTCTCTCATCCCCCCACATGTAACACTCAAAGAAAAATTTGATGCGGATGATGAAATTATTGAAGAGTTAGCTACCGAACTCCGTAAAGTTGCGAAAGAGACAAAACCCTTTCCATTAATTATTAAAAAGGCCGGATCCTTTTATCCCGTAACGAATACGGTATATTTAAAGGTTGAACCAGTAGAAGAATTGCTAAAACTTAATGAAAAGCTTTATGAAGGGAAGTTTCCGAAGGAACGTTCATTTGCTTATGTTCCTCACGTAACGATCGGCCAAGAGTTATCTACCGATGAGCATTCTGATGTATTCGGTGTGCTGCAAATGAACAAGTTTGATATTGAAGAAACGATAGACCGTTTTCAACTTCTATACCAATTAGAAAATGGTTCATGGACCGTTTACGAAACATTTAAATTAGGTGGAGATCGTTAA
- the fabI gene encoding enoyl-ACP reductase FabI: protein MNFSLEGRTYVIMGVANRRSIAWGIARSLHAAGARLIFTYANERFEKPVRDLAGTLEGQESLFYECDVTDDEAIEKTFTDIKSDVGVIHGLAHCIAFAKREELQGEFLNTTRDGFLLAHNISAYSLAAVAQQARKIMTEGGSILTLTYLGGERVVENYNVMGVAKASLDATMKYLANDLGKENIRVNAISAGPIRTLSAKGIGDFNSILKEIEERAPLRRTVTQEDVGNTAYYLMSDLSSGVTGEIIHVDSGYSILGR, encoded by the coding sequence ATGAATTTCTCTTTAGAGGGTCGTACATATGTAATTATGGGTGTTGCCAATAGACGTAGTATCGCTTGGGGGATTGCACGCTCATTACATGCTGCAGGTGCTCGCTTAATTTTTACATATGCCAATGAACGTTTTGAAAAGCCGGTTCGTGATTTAGCTGGAACGTTAGAGGGACAAGAATCCCTTTTTTACGAGTGTGATGTGACAGATGATGAAGCGATTGAAAAAACATTTACAGACATCAAAAGCGATGTAGGTGTCATTCACGGCTTAGCTCATTGTATTGCGTTTGCAAAAAGGGAAGAACTTCAAGGTGAGTTTTTAAATACAACGAGAGATGGCTTCTTATTAGCTCATAACATTAGCGCATACTCTTTAGCTGCTGTAGCTCAGCAGGCACGCAAGATTATGACGGAAGGTGGCTCCATTTTAACCCTTACGTATCTTGGAGGCGAACGTGTCGTTGAGAACTATAACGTAATGGGAGTAGCAAAAGCAAGCCTTGATGCAACAATGAAGTATTTAGCTAACGATCTTGGAAAAGAAAACATTCGGGTAAATGCAATTTCAGCAGGTCCAATCCGCACACTTTCAGCAAAAGGTATTGGCGACTTTAACTCTATTCTAAAGGAAATTGAAGAGCGTGCTCCCCTTCGCCGTACAGTTACTCAAGAAGATGTAGGTAACACTGCTTATTATTTAATGAGCGACCTCTCTAGTGGTGTAACAGGTGAAATTATTCATGTAGATTCTGGTTACAGCATTCTTGGACGATAA
- a CDS encoding phosphatidylglycerophosphatase A family protein, whose product MSNHSKPIPSQEVERAARQLLTERGVLIDDIAEIVFEMQYPYNKDLQLSDCIESVDRVLEKREIQHAILVGIELDKLAERKALSEPLQSIVETDEGLFGVDETIALGAALGYGSIAVTTYGHLDKHKLGIIKQLDTKRSKYVHTFLDDIVASIAANASSRLAHRQRDWDDQLPRKEVERRDQEERLS is encoded by the coding sequence GTGAGCAATCATTCGAAACCAATTCCGAGTCAAGAAGTGGAACGGGCTGCAAGACAACTGTTAACAGAACGTGGTGTCCTAATTGATGATATTGCTGAGATTGTATTTGAAATGCAATATCCATACAATAAAGACTTACAGCTAAGTGATTGTATTGAGAGTGTGGATCGAGTGTTAGAAAAAAGGGAAATTCAGCATGCAATACTAGTAGGGATTGAGTTGGATAAATTAGCAGAACGAAAAGCGTTGTCTGAACCGTTACAATCGATTGTTGAAACAGATGAGGGGCTATTTGGAGTAGATGAAACGATTGCTTTAGGAGCAGCATTAGGTTATGGAAGTATTGCAGTAACAACATACGGTCATCTTGATAAACATAAACTTGGTATTATTAAACAACTTGATACGAAAAGAAGCAAGTATGTTCATACATTTCTAGATGACATTGTTGCTAGCATCGCTGCTAATGCTTCTAGTAGGCTGGCACACCGACAAAGGGATTGGGATGACCAGTTACCTCGAAAAGAAGTGGAGCGTCGTGACCAAGAAGAGCGGTTAAGTTAA
- a CDS encoding MBL fold metallo-hydrolase, giving the protein MNFTRLNDTCYYFDAPVNIGYIHQGNEGMLIDAGIDSSTMKKVLHILTEHNLPITHLFITHAHADHYGGAKYLQTHQSITTIAPKFESIIMQYPILEPLYLFGGNDPIRDIRNKFLEGEPIKVDIEVEEGDYQFSTFVGEVMILPGHSYFQAGLLINGIFYAADSYFGTEQLTKHKIPYITDAAKTLRSLDILLELNCEGAVPGHGKFEQTFKKTVQENIRYHENILSDIKYCVGKREAGISHEELVAYMCEKYHVQCHQLSQFLLYRTAVTAYVTALIKKNEIKYNMQRFRWMFYIDEGGG; this is encoded by the coding sequence ATGAACTTTACTAGACTAAATGACACTTGTTATTACTTTGATGCACCAGTAAATATTGGCTATATACATCAAGGTAATGAAGGTATGCTTATTGATGCAGGGATCGACTCATCCACGATGAAAAAAGTATTACACATTTTAACTGAACATAATTTGCCTATTACACACCTATTTATTACACATGCCCATGCAGATCATTACGGAGGAGCCAAATATTTACAAACGCACCAATCAATTACAACGATTGCCCCAAAGTTTGAATCAATTATTATGCAATACCCAATTTTAGAACCTTTATATCTGTTTGGGGGCAATGACCCAATACGAGACATTCGTAACAAATTTTTAGAAGGGGAACCGATAAAAGTAGATATTGAAGTTGAAGAAGGGGATTATCAGTTCAGTACTTTCGTAGGAGAAGTTATGATTTTACCCGGGCATAGTTATTTTCAAGCTGGATTGTTAATAAATGGTATTTTTTATGCTGCGGATTCATACTTTGGTACAGAACAGTTAACTAAGCATAAAATACCATATATAACCGATGCAGCTAAAACATTACGTAGTTTAGATATTCTTCTCGAACTGAATTGTGAAGGTGCAGTACCTGGACATGGAAAATTTGAACAGACATTTAAAAAAACAGTTCAGGAAAATATAAGGTATCATGAAAACATTTTATCGGACATAAAATATTGTGTTGGAAAAAGGGAAGCAGGAATTAGTCATGAAGAATTAGTGGCTTATATGTGTGAGAAATATCATGTACAATGTCATCAATTATCACAATTTCTCTTATACCGTACGGCAGTCACTGCTTATGTCACTGCATTAATTAAGAAAAACGAAATAAAGTACAACATGCAGCGTTTTCGCTGGATGTTTTATATAGATGAAGGAGGAGGCTAA
- a CDS encoding monovalent cation:proton antiporter family protein, translating into MEHHATSISSLVIVILAAFITPILLHRFKLKLIPVVVAEIIIGLILGKSGFDLVHEDSWLETLSTLGFIFLMFLSGLEIDFSPFAKGKANKQIKSNNGQPNPVVAASLVFVGIFVISLGLSYLFVIWGFIENAFLMTLIISTISLGIVLPTLKDANLSKTNVGQTILLIAVIADLATMILLAVFVSIYDSGDGNTWLLLILFGAGVLFYFVGKQFQRFSFLETLTKGTIQIDTRAIFTLIIVLVAISESVGAENILGAFLAGVLVSLLSPNTEMVKKLDSFGYGFLIPIFFVVEGAKIDLWSLLTDRKMLLLIPLLVIALFISKIIPVLILRKWYDWRTVMSSGIILTSTLSLVIAAAKIGERMGMIDSQMSGTLIVVAVITCLIAPVFFNKIFKRPEDTEHKQVIGFIGSNQMTLPVVRELDIDLYETHLYHTKMEKLDENTSKTAFDIKEVESYSTSELDSMGVFEVDILVISTGDEQLNSDIAVFAKQKGVDRVIARVESPDLDQYLKTNEVEVFSVFLSTKALLKAMIVAPSVVDILTNHESQLYEINMNNTAYDGIMLRNFPFTGDVIMVRIFRGKDSIVPHGDTELRFGDRLIVTGSSEYVEELRTILEFCE; encoded by the coding sequence ATGGAACATCATGCGACATCCATTAGTTCACTTGTTATTGTCATATTAGCTGCGTTTATAACACCAATTTTATTACACCGTTTTAAATTGAAACTTATACCCGTAGTGGTAGCAGAGATTATTATTGGGTTAATATTAGGTAAAAGTGGATTTGATCTCGTTCATGAAGATTCATGGTTAGAAACGTTATCGACACTAGGGTTTATCTTTTTAATGTTCCTTAGTGGGTTAGAAATAGATTTCTCACCCTTTGCTAAAGGGAAAGCAAATAAACAAATTAAAAGTAACAACGGTCAACCAAACCCTGTTGTTGCAGCTTCATTAGTCTTTGTCGGTATTTTTGTCATATCTTTAGGTTTATCTTATCTGTTTGTCATTTGGGGATTTATTGAAAATGCCTTCTTAATGACATTAATTATTTCTACCATATCCCTTGGTATCGTCTTACCAACACTAAAAGATGCAAATCTATCAAAGACTAATGTAGGTCAGACGATTTTGCTTATCGCAGTTATAGCTGACTTAGCAACTATGATCTTACTAGCTGTATTTGTATCGATTTATGATTCAGGAGACGGCAACACGTGGTTACTCTTAATCTTATTTGGTGCAGGTGTCTTGTTCTACTTTGTAGGGAAACAGTTCCAACGATTTTCATTCTTAGAAACGTTGACAAAAGGCACGATTCAAATTGATACACGGGCGATTTTTACATTAATTATTGTATTAGTTGCTATTTCCGAGTCAGTAGGTGCAGAAAACATTTTAGGAGCATTTTTAGCAGGTGTTCTTGTATCATTACTCTCACCGAATACAGAAATGGTGAAGAAACTGGATAGCTTCGGTTATGGGTTCTTAATTCCTATCTTCTTCGTTGTCGAAGGGGCTAAGATTGATTTATGGTCATTATTAACAGATCGGAAGATGCTGTTGCTTATTCCGTTGCTAGTAATAGCACTATTTATCTCTAAGATTATCCCTGTACTCATTCTTAGAAAGTGGTATGATTGGAGAACAGTTATGAGTTCTGGAATTATATTAACTTCTACGTTATCCCTCGTGATTGCAGCAGCTAAAATTGGGGAAAGAATGGGTATGATTGACAGCCAAATGTCAGGAACATTAATTGTTGTTGCTGTCATAACTTGTTTGATAGCACCTGTATTCTTTAATAAGATATTCAAACGCCCAGAGGACACAGAGCACAAACAAGTGATTGGTTTCATTGGTTCTAACCAAATGACATTGCCTGTAGTGCGAGAATTAGACATTGACTTATATGAAACACACCTTTACCATACAAAAATGGAAAAGTTGGATGAAAATACTTCAAAAACTGCATTCGACATTAAAGAAGTGGAAAGTTACAGTACGTCCGAACTCGATTCAATGGGTGTGTTTGAAGTGGATATTCTAGTTATATCTACCGGTGATGAACAATTAAACTCAGACATTGCAGTGTTTGCAAAACAAAAAGGAGTAGATCGGGTTATTGCTCGGGTTGAATCTCCTGATTTAGACCAATATTTAAAAACGAACGAAGTGGAAGTGTTTTCTGTCTTCCTATCAACGAAAGCACTGTTAAAAGCCATGATTGTTGCTCCAAGTGTTGTGGATATTTTGACAAACCATGAAAGTCAGCTATATGAAATAAATATGAACAACACAGCATATGACGGGATTATGCTACGGAACTTCCCATTTACTGGGGATGTTATTATGGTTCGGATTTTCCGTGGAAAAGATTCGATTGTTCCGCATGGAGATACAGAATTGCGTTTTGGAGACCGGTTAATTGTTACAGGATCCAGTGAATATGTAGAAGAGTTGCGTACTATTTTGGAGTTTTGTGAATAG
- the mgtE gene encoding magnesium transporter, with the protein MEHLEEIERQKLWDRIESTLLNEQIDQFRAEFLELHPYDQARIFEDQSEKVRKQIYTYLSPEEIAEIVEHLDAGYVEVLFTEMNPQYSSQVIAEMSTDDAVDILNTLNKNEVASFLAIMDKPHADKIKELLHYEEKTAGSIMTTEFVVIHSSMTVREAMLHLRKEAPGAETIYYVYVIDDAKHLVGVISLRDLIVAEDDWYISDIMSERIVSVPVGENQEEVARMVRDYDFLALPVVDFQNHLLGIITVDDIMDVMEEEANEDYSKLAAVADVDTPDVNALSAAKKRLPWLIILLFLGMLTASLIGRFENTLNEKAILAIFLPLIAGMAGNTGTQALAVAVRGIATGEIEKEGKYKLLFREAGTGLITGISCGVLITLIVYLWQGQLYLGILVGISIMITLVIATLAGSFIPLLMHRLNIDPAVASGPFITTINDIISILIYFGMATLFMNMLI; encoded by the coding sequence ATGGAACATTTAGAGGAAATTGAACGACAAAAACTATGGGACCGTATTGAAAGTACATTATTAAATGAACAGATCGATCAATTCCGAGCCGAGTTTTTGGAACTTCATCCATACGACCAAGCAAGAATATTTGAAGATCAATCTGAAAAAGTGAGAAAACAAATTTATACCTATCTTTCCCCAGAGGAAATTGCCGAAATTGTAGAACATTTAGATGCTGGTTATGTTGAGGTTTTATTTACGGAAATGAATCCCCAATACTCTAGCCAAGTAATCGCTGAGATGTCCACTGATGATGCTGTAGATATACTAAACACATTAAATAAAAACGAAGTGGCAAGCTTTTTGGCAATTATGGATAAGCCGCACGCTGATAAAATAAAAGAGCTGTTGCATTACGAGGAAAAGACAGCTGGTAGCATTATGACAACAGAATTCGTTGTTATACATTCGTCTATGACCGTACGGGAAGCAATGTTACATTTGCGTAAAGAGGCTCCGGGAGCAGAAACGATTTATTATGTTTATGTTATCGATGATGCTAAACATTTAGTTGGTGTTATCTCTTTACGTGACTTAATTGTAGCAGAAGATGACTGGTACATTTCTGATATTATGAGCGAACGAATCGTCTCAGTACCTGTCGGTGAAAATCAAGAAGAGGTTGCCAGAATGGTGCGTGATTATGACTTTTTAGCACTACCTGTTGTTGATTTCCAAAATCATCTACTAGGAATTATTACGGTAGATGATATTATGGATGTAATGGAAGAAGAGGCAAACGAAGATTATTCGAAATTGGCCGCTGTAGCAGACGTTGATACACCAGATGTCAACGCACTGTCCGCAGCAAAAAAACGTTTGCCATGGCTGATCATTTTATTGTTTTTAGGAATGCTAACCGCTAGCTTAATTGGTAGGTTTGAAAATACATTAAATGAAAAAGCAATACTAGCCATTTTCTTACCTCTTATAGCCGGTATGGCAGGAAACACCGGCACACAGGCATTAGCTGTTGCTGTCCGAGGTATTGCAACGGGGGAAATAGAAAAAGAAGGAAAATATAAATTGTTGTTTAGAGAAGCAGGTACTGGATTAATTACGGGCATAAGCTGCGGAGTTTTAATCACATTGATTGTCTATTTATGGCAAGGTCAATTGTACTTGGGCATTTTAGTTGGAATATCTATTATGATTACACTAGTTATTGCAACATTGGCGGGGTCTTTTATCCCATTGCTCATGCATAGACTAAACATTGATCCGGCAGTAGCCAGTGGCCCCTTTATTACAACAATTAATGATATTATCTCTATACTAATTTACTTCGGGATGGCAACATTGTTTATGAATATGTTGATTTAA
- a CDS encoding DUF421 domain-containing protein: protein MDYTKIFVETLVGFVALFGLTKLLGKSQITQITAFDFIAALVLGELVGNALYDDKAGIREILFAVALWGGLLYTTELITQKFKKTRAFLEGRPAIVINKGEIKKDVLKQVKLDMSQLLHLLRSKNVFSIRDVEFAVFETDGTISVLKNSRNQTPTRDDLHITSQPATLPYSIILDGEIVRDNLKEVNLTEEDVKKKLEQQNIKDYKQVMFAEWKEGEGLYVEPY from the coding sequence ATGGATTACACGAAAATCTTCGTCGAAACCCTTGTAGGGTTTGTTGCCTTGTTCGGGTTAACGAAGCTATTAGGTAAATCACAAATCACACAAATTACTGCCTTTGATTTCATTGCTGCACTCGTACTAGGGGAATTAGTCGGTAACGCATTATATGATGATAAGGCAGGAATACGAGAAATACTATTTGCTGTTGCCTTATGGGGAGGACTTCTTTATACAACTGAATTGATTACGCAAAAATTTAAGAAGACGAGAGCATTTTTGGAAGGACGACCGGCTATTGTCATTAATAAAGGGGAAATTAAAAAAGATGTACTGAAACAAGTGAAACTGGACATGAGTCAGCTGCTCCATCTTCTTAGATCCAAAAACGTATTCTCCATTCGTGATGTAGAATTTGCTGTTTTTGAAACAGACGGTACAATCTCCGTACTAAAAAACTCGAGGAACCAAACACCGACACGTGACGACTTACACATAACTTCTCAACCAGCCACATTACCCTATTCCATTATTTTAGATGGTGAAATTGTCAGAGATAATTTAAAAGAGGTAAACTTAACAGAAGAGGATGTAAAGAAGAAACTTGAACAACAAAATATTAAAGATTATAAACAAGTTATGTTTGCTGAATGGAAGGAAGGCGAAGGCTTGTATGTTGAACCATATTAG
- a CDS encoding alpha/beta hydrolase, with amino-acid sequence MKRKGTMIHKEIESKYLLETLTVKIYRPEHFSKLYKYHLCIMQDGNDYYQLGRIATFSDRLHSNKEIENTVFAGIHYKDRYDRREKYHPKGENQEAYMKFLRFEVVPLLDEEIPSYYMSGSRGLIGDSLGGTVSLMTALQYPNTFGKVVMQSPYVNENVKNAVKQSEEIAAMTVYHTIGTDEKAVQTTSDGTKDFLTPNRELRNLLMDRVDDYTYYELEGGNHTWKHWQKDMPRALVKTFGKK; translated from the coding sequence GTGAAAAGAAAGGGTACGATGATACATAAAGAGATTGAAAGTAAATATTTACTTGAAACGTTAACTGTAAAAATATATCGACCAGAACATTTTTCAAAGCTTTATAAATATCATTTGTGCATTATGCAAGACGGAAACGATTATTATCAATTAGGAAGAATTGCTACATTTAGTGATCGTTTACATAGTAACAAGGAAATTGAAAACACTGTCTTCGCTGGCATTCATTATAAGGATCGTTATGACCGGAGAGAGAAATATCATCCAAAAGGTGAGAACCAGGAAGCATATATGAAATTTCTTCGCTTTGAAGTTGTTCCCCTTTTGGATGAAGAAATTCCTAGTTATTATATGAGTGGAAGCAGGGGCCTCATTGGCGATTCGTTAGGTGGTACCGTATCATTGATGACCGCTCTACAATATCCAAATACGTTTGGGAAAGTTGTTATGCAATCTCCTTATGTAAACGAAAATGTTAAAAACGCAGTGAAACAGTCAGAGGAAATTGCTGCAATGACGGTTTACCATACAATTGGAACAGATGAAAAAGCCGTACAAACAACAAGTGACGGAACAAAAGATTTCCTAACTCCTAACCGGGAGCTGCGAAACTTATTAATGGACCGAGTCGATGATTACACGTATTACGAACTTGAGGGTGGAAATCATACGTGGAAACATTGGCAAAAGGATATGCCGAGAGCATTAGTAAAAACTTTCGGAAAAAAATGA
- a CDS encoding DUF3298 and DUF4163 domain-containing protein, with translation MSLIVKVMLCLLIVLSFNNPFIFAQQIEVVNQKMTEVQMEVHEVREIKHNYRIDMNIPEFKGMEDTFFQMKLNYYLKKVADEQKEKFLNDIKELSKTNENTKNSSPNRLTVEPVLVANGTVVSVRTTIYKRLGDEEEEKVRTLNILNEEKAKPLRLKDLFKKGVPYKSMISSKIQEEMVHKKREGMQFFEGKKEFTTIDKKQPFYIKNEKLVIVFDAGEIAPQSAGTVFFPLSIADLKDKLKKNIYQSLM, from the coding sequence GTGTCTTTGATTGTAAAGGTGATGCTCTGCTTATTGATTGTTTTATCGTTCAACAATCCGTTTATATTCGCTCAACAGATAGAAGTTGTAAATCAAAAAATGACCGAAGTACAAATGGAGGTACATGAGGTTCGTGAAATAAAACATAATTATCGGATTGATATGAATATACCAGAATTTAAGGGAATGGAAGACACCTTTTTTCAGATGAAATTAAATTATTATTTAAAAAAGGTTGCCGATGAGCAGAAGGAAAAGTTTCTAAATGACATAAAGGAACTAAGCAAAACAAATGAAAATACAAAGAACTCTTCACCAAACCGATTGACCGTTGAACCTGTTCTAGTGGCGAATGGAACAGTTGTTTCTGTACGAACTACAATTTACAAAAGGTTAGGCGATGAAGAAGAGGAAAAAGTCAGAACGTTAAATATACTGAACGAAGAGAAGGCAAAGCCGTTACGTCTTAAAGATTTGTTTAAAAAAGGGGTACCATATAAATCCATGATATCCAGCAAGATTCAAGAGGAAATGGTTCATAAAAAGAGAGAAGGAATGCAATTTTTTGAAGGGAAGAAGGAATTTACAACGATTGATAAAAAACAACCTTTTTATATAAAGAATGAAAAGTTAGTTATTGTATTTGATGCTGGGGAGATTGCCCCGCAATCTGCAGGGACGGTTTTCTTCCCCCTGTCGATAGCTGATTTGAAAGACAAGCTGAAAAAGAATATTTATCAAAGCCTTATGTAA
- a CDS encoding GNAT family N-acetyltransferase, producing the protein MKIKIAITDEERNDAYYVRNTVFVEEQNVPPEEEIDEHENEATHFVGYVNEQPVAASRLRFMDQYGKLERICVRKEYRGNHYGKEIIQFMEDEIKNQGFQKAKLNAQTHAEGFYQSIGYKTISGEFMDAGIPHVTMIKQL; encoded by the coding sequence ATGAAAATAAAAATTGCTATAACAGATGAAGAACGAAATGATGCTTACTATGTGAGAAACACTGTATTCGTTGAGGAACAAAATGTTCCTCCTGAAGAAGAAATTGATGAACATGAAAATGAAGCGACTCATTTTGTAGGATATGTGAACGAACAACCGGTTGCAGCTAGCAGATTACGCTTCATGGACCAATACGGAAAACTGGAAAGAATTTGCGTACGAAAAGAGTACCGCGGAAACCATTATGGGAAAGAAATCATCCAGTTTATGGAGGATGAAATTAAAAACCAAGGTTTTCAGAAGGCGAAGCTTAATGCACAAACACATGCTGAAGGTTTTTATCAATCAATAGGCTATAAAACCATTTCTGGTGAATTTATGGATGCCGGAATCCCTCACGTAACCATGATCAAACAATTATAA
- a CDS encoding CotO family spore coat protein, with amino-acid sequence MANEDRVVQKPLLYIAQPKEEDIEVSMQNYYYSRSLEKNNKRNDDGDDVNKPDESKGNRQKFRDLSIAEKVEYFLNMPRNVPQMKCELFTKEKRYTGYIVNYEDEEVSMRLFQAPYNVKITISEIDDIRLLGF; translated from the coding sequence ATGGCTAATGAGGACCGAGTAGTTCAAAAGCCTTTACTATATATCGCCCAACCTAAGGAAGAGGATATTGAAGTTTCGATGCAAAATTATTACTACAGCCGTAGTTTAGAAAAGAACAATAAAAGGAACGATGATGGCGATGATGTGAATAAGCCAGATGAAAGTAAAGGTAACAGACAAAAGTTTCGTGACCTTTCCATTGCAGAGAAAGTAGAGTATTTTCTTAATATGCCAAGAAATGTTCCACAAATGAAGTGTGAATTATTTACAAAAGAAAAACGATATACCGGTTATATTGTAAATTATGAAGACGAAGAGGTAAGCATGAGACTCTTCCAAGCTCCATATAACGTAAAGATAACAATTAGCGAAATAGATGATATCCGTTTATTAGGATTTTAG
- a CDS encoding C39 family peptidase: MNQKFALLIPVISILIGCSAKVAEEGMNSFFLENKGQLQESFLQQRKHHIVSKGIITHSLPSSTEHNNRIAEDNVSHSERSNDTNEEDNNKNYVTEPYEGTYEVKVDSGNVRTGPGLHYDIVTTLPFLTPLDAFEKAIVQGITWYHVRVSGQQGWVSSVIVQELSSSSRVLIDAPLISQLPELPRGCEVTTLAMLLVHAGVTVDKMTLAEEVTKDPTPYERQDGKVYFGNPHDGFVGNMYTLDEPGFGVFNEPIEELARKYLQDRIINLSGESFDKVLQQLDAGKPVWVINTSEFRYLPDSYWQTWETPTGKVKITYQEHSVLVTGYDDDYIYFNDPLFAQKNRAMPKESFIAGWKQYGSQAISYH; encoded by the coding sequence ATGAACCAAAAATTCGCTTTGTTAATTCCGGTTATATCAATACTTATAGGGTGCTCTGCAAAGGTTGCAGAAGAGGGAATGAATAGTTTTTTCTTAGAAAACAAAGGTCAGTTACAAGAATCATTTTTGCAGCAACGTAAACACCATATCGTAAGTAAGGGAATCATTACACATAGTCTTCCCTCAAGCACTGAGCATAACAATCGGATTGCAGAGGATAATGTTAGTCATTCTGAACGTTCAAACGACACAAATGAAGAGGATAATAACAAGAACTATGTTACTGAGCCGTATGAAGGCACTTATGAAGTTAAGGTTGATAGTGGAAATGTACGAACTGGACCGGGTCTACATTACGACATCGTCACTACATTACCTTTTTTAACCCCTTTAGATGCATTCGAAAAGGCTATCGTTCAAGGAATAACATGGTACCACGTGAGAGTTAGCGGTCAACAAGGATGGGTTTCGAGTGTAATTGTACAAGAACTGTCATCGAGTAGCCGTGTTTTAATCGATGCTCCCCTTATATCTCAATTACCGGAACTACCACGGGGCTGTGAAGTAACTACTTTAGCCATGCTTTTAGTTCATGCAGGGGTTACCGTTGACAAAATGACTTTGGCTGAAGAAGTGACGAAGGATCCAACTCCATATGAAAGACAAGACGGAAAAGTTTATTTTGGAAACCCCCATGACGGGTTTGTTGGAAATATGTATACTCTTGACGAACCTGGATTTGGCGTATTTAACGAACCTATTGAAGAACTAGCAAGGAAGTACCTGCAAGACCGTATCATAAATTTGTCGGGAGAAAGCTTCGATAAAGTACTTCAGCAGTTAGATGCAGGAAAGCCGGTATGGGTTATTAATACAAGTGAATTTAGATATTTACCTGATAGCTATTGGCAAACATGGGAAACACCAACCGGTAAAGTTAAAATTACATACCAAGAGCACTCTGTCCTCGTTACAGGCTACGATGACGATTATATATACTTTAATGATCCCCTATTTGCTCAAAAAAATAGAGCCATGCCGAAGGAGTCCTTTATTGCTGGGTGGAAACAATACGGAAGTCAGGCTATTAGTTATCATTAA